The Tenrec ecaudatus isolate mTenEca1 chromosome 4, mTenEca1.hap1, whole genome shotgun sequence region CAAGCATCGATACGAGGCAATTGATTTCCAGTGCTCATTGTTTAGGAAACACTTTAGACATAGCTCTACAAGTTTGACATGGAAAAGAGTCATGTCAGAATACACGTAGACAGCGCCATTGATTCTATTTcaagcaactcatagcaacactgcagCGCAGAGTAGATCTGTTCCCTTAGGGATTCCATGACTGCAAatctctctgggagcagaaaacctcatttttctccattagagtggctggtgggtttgaactgttaacaCTACAGTCAGCAGTCCAAGGTTTATCCTctctaccaccagggttccttcgtgCCACAACTAAACAACAGCAACATCAAAACTAAAATATTTTCAGCAAAGGAACACAGCAAACCATTATATCAAAATCTGCCACAGAGCCCCATTGCTATTTCTCAAACCAAGGCTTGGGAAATAGGGCCCAAGAAAGCTTCAGAGGAGCTGTGGGAGAAGTGATGGCCAGTGGGCGTGGTGACTAGGCAGTCCTGATAGAGAGGGGGAGTCAGTCTGCCTGTAATCAAAACACTAGAAATATAAAATAACTGAAGATTTAGTTTGTTGAAAATCCAAAATGTAACAGCTCCCGCCCTTCCAATAAAAATTCCGTAAGCTTGCAAATGATGGGAGTTAGAGAGGAGACCCACAGCACACCtatggacaattggacatgccctcacagaagggtcacaaggaaggaatgagtcagccagggtgcagcataacacTGACAAAGCACACATGATTTCTCtcgttctttaatacttcctccccgcccccctacaaatccggctagaccagaacatttacaatgatatagaTTAGAGctgttgacacatggaatccaggccaGAAAAAAACCCCAGGAGTAGTAatgtgagtagcgataccataatggggggagagggagaaatgtGGAACCAtctacaatgatttacatataacctaccccccagggggatgaacaacagaaacatgggtgaaaacaGTGGATGGAGTAAGATacggaaataataatttataatttatcagtagtccatgagggtggaagggtgggaagggggggaacaagaggagctaataccaaggactcaagtagaaagaaaatactgcacatacttgagtataagccaagtttttcagcacatttttaatgcagtttttatggtaaaattaggtgctttggctgatattcgggttgccttatactcaagtatatacatattttgaaaatgatgatggcaatgtatgtacaaatgagtttgatacaattgatgtatggattgttataagagctgtaagagctcccaataaaatgatttattaatattaattaaaaaacccacaaacaaaaAATTTccatcatcttcatcagcaaggatgTCGTGGCTCAGGAAGAAGTAAACCAGGGTGCCTGAAGTTTCGGGGGATGGCCTCAGGAGCAGTGTCCCTGTAGACGCTTTCCTAATGATCATCGAAAACCCTGCCAGTCTCAATGGTATCTTGTGATCATTAAAAGCCTGCTAATCTCTTCCTGTAATCATTGTAAAACAACaacttgtttgtttggtttttgtcacATCGTTGAAGGTATATTAACTTGCTGGGTCAGTACTGAACTCTGAAACATTTCCGAGGACAAGCCTGGCAGTGTTCCCTGTTGTAAGCACGCGTGGAAATAAACATTGAatttctcttgtcaacctggtGTCTTTGGCGAATGCAGGGACAGACTTCCAGGACAACAGCTCTTTGATTTGTATCTGGTTTCTCTTCTCCGACTTCAGGAGTGGCAGGCTATTTCAGGGCGAGCCAAGAGACAAAGTTTTGAACCCTGGGCTCCCTCAAGAAAGAGAGACTTTCTTTGGACGCAGAGCCCAGTCGTGCTGCCAGGATGGAAGCAGCGCCTTCGGTGAAGGCTAGACTGTCTGTCTGCACAGTGGTATTCGTGTCTCTGTCTGTTGAATCGCATCGACACCACTGTTGTTGCTAAGGGCCATCAAGtcaggtttttttggttttgggtttgttttttttttcaacttacagtgactctatgtgaCAGAACAGACCcatcccatagggttttccaaggctggaagctttacagaagcagatgctcACACTCTTGTGGAGGTTCTGAATAAGGAAGTAGATTCAAGCCACCTTTTCCTTAGCAGATGAGCACTTCGCTGCTGCGTCACCAGACATCACTGAGAGTAAGCATCACCGACAGTAAGTGCAGGCCCAAGCTTCTTGTTGGGGCTGTTGAAATGATATCATTAATATGGACATTATTACTGTGGTTTCTTCCTTCAGACATCATGTAAGATCATGTAAAGCTGTGTGGTTCCTTCGGCCACAGTAAATTCAACTTGAAATCAGCAAAGTTGGCTGTCCCACTTTGGAATTTCCCCCCCTTGCTACAGGAGCAGCACGTGTTTACCTATTTATTCCCCCCAGTTGTTGCTATGTCACTAATTTTGCTCACTTTCATCCAAGCAGTGTTTCAACTGCCCCAGACCCCATATTGGCCGAAGAATGACAGAAACGAGTGCTTCGGAACCAGTCAGGCCAGTGTTCCCGTTCCACTGCATCGAGGGACTTCATTGATGACGGTGCTGTGGGTTGGGCAGTGGGCCGCTAGCCACAAGGTCTCTAATTCGGACTCCCCAGCCACATctcaggagagagacaaggcttcaGCTTtcctaaagatgtacagtttcagacacctgaagttctgccctgtcctaataGGGTCACCATGCTGGCGATTTCCACCTTCTGACCAGTGGGtgaccccaacaccaccaccgcTCCTTTAGGGAGCTCCTTTATGAAACAGAAGTCATTTGGGGCCACACACAAGTTAAATGTTCCTTTAAAGATCTATATGGGATCTAATTGACAAAGGCAACTTGAAAGGTTAGACAAAAAGCTTGGAGGGCAGGGAGGaacaaacaattcagagaagagcCTGGAGCATGGTCCCACAGCTTGAAGAGTGTAGCAGTGTCACTGAGGTCTCCAGGCAGAGTCTGTGGAACTGGTGCTTGGTTTACTGTGTGTGTTTTCAAACAACGATgaaaaaagcaagcaagaaaaaactgacaaatttaaaaacaaaacaaggtaacaacaattaaaaaaaccacCTGGCAATTTGGCACCATTCCTAACCATGTCTGTTTGTCTTCCTCAGCACCCTGTCACAGGCTGGGGAACTCCCACAGTGCATAGCTGAGCTGTGACTCATGACAAAAGCCAATGCCAACGTCTTCATCTCCTTGGGTCAGATGCCCCACCAGTGACCTGTTGCGaatcctctttaaaaaaaaaatttgaacAACGTAACCCCTCTCAgcaacccactgccaccatgACATAAAAGTTCAAACTGTAAGACTTAAATGCAagtctttaaaaattttatttatttatttaaaattcaagTCTTAAGGAAACAATTCCCCAAACAGTTACGGAGCTGCCTGGCTTGTGGCCTCCTTGCTCTATCTGAAGTGGCTTGTGCGGCACATACTCATGGTGTCTTAAACTTCGGAGCCACAAGACGTAACCACGTCttcatttcatagtagcattatGCATAATCCTGTGCACAGAAATCGAATCGTTTCATAAATGCCTAGTAAAATTAATAGTGATGCTCTCACTGAGGACCTTAAAAAAGTTGATTTCCCAAAAGACATAACTACTGCGGCCGcgaaggtgggggcgggggtgtggcACACTTCACAATGGGCCAATGCCACGGCCGGCCCTGCAACCTTGACTGTGCTAACTCCATCTGGCTTGCGGAAGGAAGCAAGGAAACGGACTCTGAACCTCGAGGTCCAGCGAGGAGGCTCAGCCCGGGGACCCCCTACCGTCCCCGACCGCGCCGGCTTTCGCGCCCCCACTAAGGCTCTCTGGGGATGAACTCTGGAAGACAAAAGTGGGGCATCGGTGAGCGCGGGCGGGGAAGCAACTTGTGGGGACCCCAGGAAGTGCGCGAGCGTGGCAAAGCCGGGGGGCCTCCAGAGACCGAATCCCAAGTAGCATGGGAGGCGTCTGCGGGGTGGGACCCTGAACCCCGGAGCCCTAAAGCCCCGGGAAAGGTGGGGAGTGGACGGAGGCGCAGCAGGAAGCGCCCCGGGCCTGGTCGAGCCTGCTGGACTGGGGAGGGGCGCCGTGGAGGGGAGGGACGGGACCGGTCGGGGCTGGGCTGCCAACGCGGCTCCCTTTGCCCTGGAGGCGCATCCCTCCGGGGACTTGAGAGCTGGGGACccgggggcgcggagggaggggccCCGAGGCCACTGGCCTGCGGACTGCGGGACCGCCCCCTCCCGGTGCTGGACCAGCGGCGAGCGGCAGCATGAGCGCGGGCGCCGCAGCTCCAGGTCGGCGGCCGCGCAGCCATCTGCAGCTCCGCGCGCCGGCTCCATGGGGGCGCCGTGGGGCCGGCGGCGCGGGCGGCGCGGGCGGCGCGCTGGCACCGGGCTGCCCCGGACTGCCTCGGCGCTGGCGGCCGCCTTGCTGCTGGGCACCCTGCTGGCCGCCTACGCCTTCTGCGGGCAGCTGCCGCCGCTGCCCTGGGCCCCCCCGACCCCCCCGAGGCCGGTGGGCGTGCTGCTGTGGTGGGAGCCGTTCCGGGGGCGCAGTGTCGGCGCCCCGAGACCGCCCCCCGACTGCTGGCTGCGCTTCAACATCAGTGGCTGTCGCTTGCTCACAGACCGTTCGGCCTACCGGGAGGCACAAGCCGTGCTCTTCCACCACCGGGACCTGGTGAAGGGGCCCCCCGACTGGCCCCCTCCCTGGGACGCCCCGGGGCGCTCTGCCGAGACCCTGGAGCTGCGGGTGTTGGACGACGAGGAAGAGGCTGCCGCCGGAGCGCTGACGGAGTGGGGACGCCGGCCCCCAGGTCAGCGCTGGGTGTGGATGAACTTCGAGTCGCCCTCCCACTCCCCGGGGCTGCGAAACCTGCCCGGTGACCTCTTCAACTGGACGCTCTCCTACCGGGCCGACTCGGACATCTTCGTGCCTTATGGCTACCTCTACCCCAGGAGCCACCCCAGTGACCAACCGCCAGGCCTGGCCCCGTCGCTGGCCCGGAAGCGGGGCTTGGTGGCCTGGGTGGTGAGCCACTGGAACGAGCGCCACTCCCGAGTCCGCTACTACCATCAGCTGAGCCAGCACGTGGCCATCGACGTGTTCGGCAAGGGCGGGCCTGGACGGCCCTTGCCCGACAGCGGGCTCGTGCACACGGTGGCCGGCTACAAGTTCTACCTGGCCTTCGAGAACTCGCAGCACCTGGATTACATCACCGAGAAGCTCTGGCGCAACTCTTTGCTGGCCGGGACGGTGCCTGTGGTCCTGGGCCCCACTCGAGCCAACTACGAGCGCTTCTTGCCCCGCGGTGCCTTCATCCACGTGGACGACTTCCCCAGTGCAGCCTCCCTGGCCGCCTACCTGCAATTCCTGGACGGCAACCCGGCCGCCTACCGCCGCTACTTCCACTGGCGCCGGCGCTACGCCGTGCACCTCACCTCCTTCTGGGACGAGCCATGGTGCCGGACCTGCCAGGCTGTGCAGACGGCTGGGGACCGGCCCAAGAGCGTGCGCAACTTGGCACACTGGTTTGAACGATGACACTGCAGTCCCCTGGGTGACTCAGGGAAGCCAGCTCTTTCGTTCTGGGAGCCTTTGCTTGTGCATCTTGAGTGCGTATCATGGGACCACGTTCTCTACACTCTCAGTTTGCTCTATGTGGAAAGTGACTTACCAGTTAATATTTTAAAGCACAAAgattgggtgtgtgtgcgtggggggggggcggctagAATCCCGTATGttttggggtgggtttttttttttgcacaactaGGAATTGAGCATGGaaccttggtggcgtagtgggtttcgTGTAGGgcggctagccacaaggtcagcagtttgaaacgaccGGCTGCTGCACCAGAGAaagacgatgaggctttctatgcctgtaaagatgtcccgtttcagaaacccacggaccagttctagcctgccctatagggtcgctctgagtaggaacccacttgatggcagagtgTGCAGGAACTGAGCTGCTCTGCTGTTAGTGAACTCCCGTGTCAGGAGTTGAGTGCATGCAGAGAAGAGCTAACATAACTCCCAGAAGCCTTTGAGTCTCTTCCTCCTTATGTCACACATAACCCTGGCCCCTGAGCCAATGTGAAGCAAACACCCGGGTTTACAAGGAGACTTAACTGCCGAATAGTGGAAGGATGCTGTTCACAAATGGGGCTTTCTCTTACTTGGCTGGGTTCTTTAAAGCCTCAGCTCCTGAAGAAGGAGGTGGGAGAAGCTATAGGCACTGTTTCGTGCCCTGTGGATGGAACTCAGATGCTGGATTGTTTTTGGAGAAGGATCGAAATGAACAATAGATGTACCTCACTTTACACAAGAAATGTATTTCTAAAGAGCTGCCTTTAAGTCAAGTCCCAAGTAAAAGCCCTGAGGGAGTTTGTCTGGTATTTAAAGGAAGGAACTCTGGAGAATCCCTTTATGATGTGAATAATCATTTCTTAATTTATTCTTTCTGTACCTTTCTGTGTTTTTATAACTTTTCAAAAAAGGCATATGAAAATCACACAGGTGGAAACAAGGCAGaaacaaccttctcccttctttCAGAAAACCAGCCCCTGTTGACAAACAGAAAAGAAGGAAGTCACAGCTTGACTTGATGTTCCGCATTACTGGACTTGACCTTTAAAGCGGATGCCAGCCCTGCAGAGTGTTGGCAGAGAGGGTGGAATCATGCAAAAGGAAAACTCTTTTACAGTGTCTGTTAGTGGCCGTTTCTAGGTTTCTGCCCATTTTCAGTTAAATGTTTAGTTCCTAGAGAATGGGGCTAAATTAGTGCCTACAATGGACTTCTCTGTCTCTTGTTAGCGGTTATATCTGTAATTCTCCCCAGTACCAGCAGGTTTCCCGCCTAGTTTGCCTAATAGCACAGAATAGTGTATCCTCCTATTTCTTAGCCCTTTGAGACTCTGCCATGGGAGCAGCTCTGAAAAGATATGCATCAACCTTAAAAGTTGTTCATTCGGTAGCCTATTAGCAGTCTACCCTGTGCCAAACATCGGTGAGGTTTTAAAAAGACATAAGGCAAAGTCCCCACTTTTTAAGGCTCTTACACTCTAACACTGCCCTGGCCGCCCTCCCTCCCAAATTAGTGAACCCTGCTCAAACTGTTGGGAGACCCCATTTGTCTGAAATGGCACTCTGTGTTCTGCTGACCACCACCAATCAATGATTAGAAAGTCAGTTCATTGACAGTCTGAAGTaatgctgggtttttgtttttgtttactccCTCTCATATTATGAAACGTCCCTCCATGAAATAACTGTGGGCAGAGTTCTCATGCAAACATCAGTTGTACGTGATTGGAAGTGTTGGTTCTTAAGGATTATTTCTATTTGTATTCGTTGCAAGGTTGGTAGAAAAACTCGTGTAATTGTAGGGGCCTCTACTCCTGCTTTTTCCTACAAGGACAAATCGAAATCTGTGAAGGGAAGAACAAGTTTCTCAGAGTATTATAGTGTGCCAGAATCACAATGGTAATGTGCCAACCATTCAATAAAGGTGAAGTTCTGTACTTAAAATGAGTGTTCATGAGAGACTTAGTGTTATTGGGAATCTATGTGGAGCAGTGGGAAAGGGCTTGGATTTTAAAGGTAATCTGGTTTATAATCAAAGACCTTGAGCAAATTAGTGAACTttgagcctcagcttcctcctttGTGAACCAAACCCAAAAGACTTATCAAGTCCATTTTGAGCCTTAGCAAccgtacagggcagggtagaactgcccctgtggctttctaagattgtactcttttttttgtttgtttttttgcccttttatctttttattttattttttaaaaacattttattagggactcacataactctcatcacaatccatacatacatcaattgtgtaaagcacttctgtacattctttgccctcatcattttcaaagcatttgctctccacttaagccctttgcatcaagtcctctttaagattgtaactctttatgggagtagaaatcctcttttttttcctgtggtttcaaactactactCTTACAGCACAACATGTATCATTATCCCCCCTGGGTGCCTTTTCTTATCTGTAATGGGGGAGGAAAACACTTCATAGCTCAGGAAATAAAATACTGCAGGTGGAAGGTGCTTAACAGGGTGCACCCAACCTCCCTTGTTAACTTGCTTTTAGGGTGTCTCAATACCCATTGTATATGAATAAAACTTAAATATCAAGGTATTTTACATCTGAAATTAAAAGAAAGGCTGAGCTCCTTCATTTCAGACTCAAGTGTTCCAATTGTGCTCAGCCATATTATTTCAAGAATCATTCTTGCCATTTAAATTGAACTTGAATTTGCAGATGATGCTTccttgaaaagaatttgttttgtTAAGCTTATAGTTAATAAACCTAAGATTGTTAAACAAGCCTAATGTTCATATATGTATGATGAGTTTATTACTAGAGGTCTTCAGCGTATTGAGTTCATTTAACGCTGACAGCATACTGATTGAAGATTTGCCACAAGGAAGGCACAGTTGCAATCTTACACGTACATTGTTTGGTGTggaacaagtagaattttttataGGCTCAAGGAGAGAAATGTGGCAGTTGCTCATTTTGGGGA contains the following coding sequences:
- the FUT4 gene encoding alpha-(1,3)-fucosyltransferase 4, encoding MGAPWGRRRGRRGRRAGTGLPRTASALAAALLLGTLLAAYAFCGQLPPLPWAPPTPPRPVGVLLWWEPFRGRSVGAPRPPPDCWLRFNISGCRLLTDRSAYREAQAVLFHHRDLVKGPPDWPPPWDAPGRSAETLELRVLDDEEEAAAGALTEWGRRPPGQRWVWMNFESPSHSPGLRNLPGDLFNWTLSYRADSDIFVPYGYLYPRSHPSDQPPGLAPSLARKRGLVAWVVSHWNERHSRVRYYHQLSQHVAIDVFGKGGPGRPLPDSGLVHTVAGYKFYLAFENSQHLDYITEKLWRNSLLAGTVPVVLGPTRANYERFLPRGAFIHVDDFPSAASLAAYLQFLDGNPAAYRRYFHWRRRYAVHLTSFWDEPWCRTCQAVQTAGDRPKSVRNLAHWFER